Proteins encoded together in one Kutzneria kofuensis window:
- a CDS encoding (Fe-S)-binding protein, with protein MGALQVTLGVIGVAVSVVAWGMFVAAVLRQVRTIRLGQPDPTRNGPFLPRLATLVKEFAAHTRMAKVRTVAPWHWLVMWGFLIGSLVLFEAYGEVFVPAWHWPVIGDWAVWNFVTEVLGVGTVVGGVALAVIRQLNHPRRADRLSRFAGSNFKQAYFVEAVVIIEGLGILGVKAFKEASGLEDQPLWANFVSGPLGHLLPANPDLVSVMAIIKLLSGMIWLAVVARNLTMGVAWHRFSAFFNIYFKREDDGGVALGALRPMMSAGKPLDFEEADPEKDVFGAGKIEDFSWKGWLDFSTCTECGRCQSQCPAWNTGKPLSPKLVITQLRDHAYAKAPYLLAGGRKDMAGDEIGIVGDDAEARLAKIDVLALAESGRPLIGGAEEMGVIDPDVLWSCTSCGACVEQCPVDIEHVDHIVDMRRYQVLIESNFPTELGGMFKNLENKGNPWGQNAKDRLAWTEGLPFEVPVFDGELADDVEYLFWVGCAGAFEDRARKTTQAVAELLHNAGVKYTVLGPEETCTGDPARRAGNEFLFQMLAQQNVEVLNTVFEGREPGKRKIVVTCAHCFNTLANEYPQLGGTFEVVHHTQLLNRLVREKRLVPVAPIAEDVTYHDPCYLGRHNKVYDAPRELVGATGAELREMPRHGDRSMCCGAGGARMWMEERIGKRINVERVDEALGTAPTKIATGCPFCRVMLSDGLTARKSEQAAGEHVEVVDVAQLLLAAVKRGDEQPAKV; from the coding sequence ATGGGTGCTCTGCAGGTCACGCTCGGCGTGATCGGTGTTGCCGTCAGCGTCGTCGCGTGGGGCATGTTCGTCGCCGCGGTGCTGCGCCAGGTGCGAACCATCCGGCTGGGCCAGCCCGACCCCACCCGCAACGGCCCGTTCCTGCCCCGGCTCGCCACCCTGGTCAAGGAGTTCGCGGCGCACACCAGGATGGCCAAGGTGCGCACCGTCGCGCCGTGGCACTGGCTGGTCATGTGGGGCTTCCTGATCGGCTCGCTCGTGCTGTTCGAGGCCTACGGCGAGGTCTTCGTGCCGGCCTGGCACTGGCCGGTCATCGGCGACTGGGCCGTGTGGAACTTCGTCACCGAGGTCCTCGGCGTCGGCACCGTGGTCGGCGGCGTGGCGCTGGCGGTCATCCGCCAGCTCAACCACCCGCGGCGGGCCGACCGGCTGTCCCGGTTCGCCGGCTCGAACTTCAAGCAGGCCTACTTCGTCGAGGCCGTGGTCATCATCGAGGGCCTGGGCATCCTCGGCGTGAAGGCGTTCAAGGAGGCCAGCGGCCTGGAGGACCAGCCGCTGTGGGCCAACTTCGTCTCCGGCCCGCTCGGCCACCTGTTGCCGGCCAACCCGGACCTGGTGTCCGTGATGGCGATCATCAAGCTGCTGTCCGGCATGATCTGGCTCGCCGTCGTGGCCAGGAACCTGACCATGGGCGTGGCCTGGCACCGGTTCAGCGCCTTCTTCAACATCTACTTCAAGCGCGAGGACGACGGCGGGGTGGCGCTCGGCGCGCTGCGGCCGATGATGAGCGCCGGCAAGCCGCTGGACTTCGAGGAGGCCGACCCCGAGAAGGACGTCTTCGGCGCCGGCAAGATCGAGGACTTCAGCTGGAAGGGCTGGCTGGACTTCAGCACCTGCACCGAGTGCGGCCGCTGCCAGTCGCAGTGCCCGGCCTGGAACACCGGCAAGCCGCTCTCGCCCAAGCTGGTGATCACCCAACTGCGCGACCACGCCTACGCCAAGGCCCCGTACCTGCTGGCCGGCGGCCGCAAGGACATGGCCGGCGACGAGATCGGCATCGTCGGCGACGACGCCGAGGCCCGGCTGGCCAAGATCGACGTGCTTGCCCTGGCCGAGTCCGGCCGGCCGCTGATCGGCGGCGCCGAGGAGATGGGCGTCATCGACCCGGACGTGCTGTGGTCGTGCACCAGCTGCGGCGCGTGCGTCGAGCAGTGCCCGGTCGACATCGAGCACGTCGACCACATCGTCGACATGCGGCGCTACCAGGTGCTGATCGAGTCGAACTTCCCGACCGAGCTGGGCGGGATGTTCAAGAACCTGGAGAACAAGGGCAACCCGTGGGGCCAGAACGCCAAGGACCGGCTGGCCTGGACCGAGGGCCTGCCGTTCGAGGTGCCGGTGTTCGACGGCGAGCTGGCCGACGACGTCGAGTACCTGTTCTGGGTCGGCTGCGCCGGGGCGTTCGAGGACCGCGCCCGCAAGACCACCCAGGCCGTCGCCGAGCTGCTGCACAACGCCGGCGTGAAGTACACGGTGCTCGGGCCGGAGGAGACCTGCACCGGCGACCCGGCGCGGCGGGCCGGCAACGAGTTCCTGTTCCAGATGCTGGCGCAGCAGAACGTCGAGGTGCTCAACACCGTCTTCGAGGGCCGCGAGCCGGGCAAGCGCAAGATCGTCGTCACCTGCGCCCACTGCTTCAACACCCTGGCCAACGAGTACCCGCAGCTGGGCGGCACGTTCGAGGTCGTGCACCACACGCAGCTGCTCAACCGGCTGGTGCGGGAGAAGCGGCTGGTGCCGGTGGCGCCGATCGCCGAGGACGTCACCTACCACGACCCGTGCTACCTGGGCCGGCACAACAAGGTCTACGACGCGCCGCGTGAGCTCGTCGGCGCCACCGGGGCCGAGCTGCGGGAGATGCCGCGGCACGGCGACCGTTCCATGTGCTGCGGCGCCGGCGGCGCGCGGATGTGGATGGAGGAGCGGATCGGCAAGCGGATCAACGTCGAGCGGGTGGACGAGGCCCTCGGCACCGCGCCGACGAAGATCGCCACCGGCTGCCCGTTCTGCCGGGTGATGCTCAGCGACGGCCTGACCGCGCGGAAGTCGGAGCAGGCCGCCGGCGAGCACGTCGAGGTCGTCGACGTGGCGCAGCTGCTGCTCGCCGCGGTCAAGCGTGGTGACGAGCAGCCCGCGAAGGTGTAG
- a CDS encoding LPXTG cell wall anchor domain-containing protein translates to MRRFAVAALAVGLPLLSVATAQADTNTVTITGVAWKDVNGDGVRQPDEPLLPGIKVGHTTTDATGHYTLHDQSADPSVQASQFSIDDGRFVLTRPHQGGTATDSDYDWVNGWLELRQTPVDGVIDNIDVGYMPTRSDAAVKVTPSQPDPVHVGDDVTYQLDITNNAFPSYVTVEVAFPDGVTLDPYQGPSSGATQVGPTTLDIDFLRNQEPNAPRTRTVSAKVTKPIDGRVTAKLLTAQADIDPGNNEASAPLVAVAPTTTTTQPAPTTTAKPTAKPQPVTQTAQLANTGVDPVWPLGAGLVLLAAGVGTVVLARRRRA, encoded by the coding sequence ATGAGGCGCTTCGCCGTGGCGGCCCTGGCCGTCGGCCTACCACTACTGTCCGTCGCCACCGCGCAGGCGGACACCAACACCGTCACCATCACGGGTGTCGCCTGGAAGGACGTCAACGGGGACGGCGTCCGCCAGCCCGACGAGCCGCTGCTGCCCGGCATCAAGGTCGGCCACACGACCACCGACGCGACCGGGCACTACACGCTGCACGACCAGTCCGCCGACCCGTCGGTGCAGGCCAGCCAGTTCAGCATCGACGACGGCAGGTTCGTGCTGACCCGCCCGCACCAGGGCGGCACGGCCACGGACTCCGACTACGACTGGGTGAACGGCTGGCTGGAACTGCGCCAGACGCCGGTCGACGGCGTGATCGACAACATCGACGTGGGCTACATGCCCACCAGGTCGGACGCCGCCGTGAAGGTGACGCCGTCGCAGCCCGACCCGGTGCACGTCGGTGACGACGTCACGTACCAGCTGGACATCACGAACAACGCCTTCCCGTCCTACGTCACCGTGGAGGTGGCCTTCCCGGACGGCGTCACACTCGACCCGTACCAGGGCCCGAGTTCGGGTGCGACGCAGGTGGGCCCGACCACGCTGGACATCGACTTCCTCCGCAACCAGGAACCGAACGCACCCCGCACCCGCACGGTCAGCGCCAAGGTGACCAAGCCGATCGACGGCCGGGTCACCGCGAAGCTGCTCACCGCCCAGGCGGACATCGACCCGGGGAACAACGAGGCGTCGGCGCCGCTGGTCGCCGTGGCGCCGACGACAACGACGACCCAGCCGGCGCCGACCACGACGGCGAAGCCGACGGCCAAGCCGCAGCCGGTGACACAGACCGCGCAGCTGGCGAACACCGGTGTCGACCCGGTGTGGCCGCTGGGCGCGGGCCTGGTGTTGCTGGCGGCCGGCGTCGGCACGGTCGTCCTGGCCCGACGTCGCCGCGCCTGA
- a CDS encoding cation diffusion facilitator family transporter, whose product MADEGSGESTLTVLVALGINVGIALMKAVAGVISGSAAMLAEAGHSVADSITEALLLTALRRSERPADRRHPFGYGKERYFWSLLAAVSIFTSGAVFAFIQGYDALVSGSTDEGNPTVAYIVLALGFAMESVSLARAVVQIRKEAAEDGTTIMKYLRDIDDPTAKTVFFEDAAALIGLLLAFFGLLLHELTGSVVYDGVASLLIAVLLAGCAYVLGRTNRGLLIGRQADAVMVRAVRARLAAAPEVEVVVDLLTMLTGTDRVLLCARLDFDDNLGAADLERACVRIAAELTAEFPALDEIFLEPVPREDQALRARVLARYGREFVAE is encoded by the coding sequence GTGGCTGACGAAGGCAGCGGTGAGAGCACACTCACCGTCCTGGTGGCGCTCGGCATCAATGTCGGGATCGCCCTGATGAAGGCCGTGGCCGGCGTGATCAGCGGCTCCGCCGCCATGCTCGCCGAGGCCGGGCACTCCGTGGCCGACTCCATCACCGAGGCGCTGCTGCTGACCGCGCTGCGCCGGTCCGAGCGGCCCGCCGACCGCAGGCATCCCTTCGGCTACGGCAAGGAGCGCTACTTCTGGTCGCTGCTCGCCGCCGTGTCGATCTTCACCTCCGGCGCCGTGTTCGCATTCATCCAGGGCTACGACGCTCTGGTCAGCGGCAGCACCGATGAGGGCAACCCGACCGTCGCGTACATCGTGCTCGCGCTCGGCTTCGCCATGGAGTCCGTGTCGCTGGCCCGGGCCGTCGTGCAGATCCGCAAGGAGGCCGCCGAGGACGGCACGACGATCATGAAGTACCTGCGGGACATCGACGATCCCACCGCCAAGACCGTGTTCTTCGAGGACGCCGCCGCCCTCATCGGCCTGCTGCTGGCGTTCTTCGGGCTGCTGCTGCACGAGCTCACCGGTTCCGTCGTCTACGACGGCGTCGCCTCGCTGCTCATCGCCGTGCTGCTCGCCGGCTGCGCCTATGTGCTCGGGCGGACCAACCGGGGCCTGCTCATCGGCCGCCAGGCCGACGCCGTCATGGTGCGGGCCGTCCGTGCCCGGCTCGCCGCCGCCCCCGAGGTCGAGGTGGTCGTCGACCTGCTCACCATGCTCACCGGCACCGACCGCGTGCTGCTCTGTGCCCGTCTCGACTTCGACGACAACCTCGGCGCCGCCGACCTCGAACGCGCCTGCGTCCGGATCGCCGCCGAGCTCACCGCCGAGTTCCCCGCGCTCGACGAGATCTTCCTGGAGCCCGTGCCCCGCGAGGACCAGGCCCTTCGTGCCCGGGTGCTCGCCCGCTACGGCCGGGAGTTCGTCGCCGAGTGA